The genomic window CTCCGTCGTGGTCGTGGTGGTGGTCGTCGCCCGGCCCATGCCGGCGAGCGCGGTGCCGAGGTTGGCGGCCCGGTCGTCGACGACCGTGAACGCCGACGCCGGTCCCGACAGCAGGGTTGAGGGCCCGGGGCCGTGCCCGAAGAGGCGGCACTCCCCCGTGGAGATGACGCCGATGGTGATCCAACCGGGCCGGTAGCCGCGTCCGTAGGAGTGGTCCTGGTCCTCGAGCACGACGATGTCGCCGATGCGGAGGGACTCAAGGCCGAGCGACAGGTCCTCGCTGAGGCCCGGGTAGGCGCCCATGAGGTCGGTGTTGGCGAACTCGGAGAGCATGCCGCCTCCTGCACCCGCCGCCTCGGCCGGGACGCGCATGGCGACGCCGACCTCGAGTGTGCCGTCGGCCGCCGTCGAGAACGGCAGGTGCGGCAGGAGCCGCGGGTCCAGGTTCTTCACCCGGACGTCCGGGTGGTCGAGGAGGCGAAGGCCCTGACCGCGGGCCTCGACGCTCACGGCGTCGCCGGTCGTCACCTGGCGGAGCGCCCCGTCGGCGAAGTCGGCGAGGACGTAGGCGTGCTGGCCGATGACGACACCCTCGGCTCCTGCCGCCGCCCCCGAGCGCACGGTCACGACGTTGCCGACGCAGCTGAGGAACTGCAGTGCGGCGTTCGCCTCGGCACCCGCGTGCCGGATCGACAGCCCGGGTTCGAGATGGTCGCTCGCGTGCCCCGTGGCGGCCTCTCCGACGTGCGCGCCCATCGTGACCCCGCCCATGCCGGGCAGGATGAAGGGGTGGCCGTCGGGATCCACCCGGTAGCCGTGACGGTCGGCCTGGGGCGGCCAGACCTCTCCGGTCAGGATCTGC from Plantibacter flavus includes these protein-coding regions:
- a CDS encoding DUF4438 family protein, translating into MSLRTNEDRLVTQILTGEVWPPQADRHGYRVDPDGHPFILPGMGGVTMGAHVGEAATGHASDHLEPGLSIRHAGAEANAALQFLSCVGNVVTVRSGAAAGAEGVVIGQHAYVLADFADGALRQVTTGDAVSVEARGQGLRLLDHPDVRVKNLDPRLLPHLPFSTAADGTLEVGVAMRVPAEAAGAGGGMLSEFANTDLMGAYPGLSEDLSLGLESLRIGDIVVLEDQDHSYGRGYRPGWITIGVISTGECRLFGHGPGPSTLLSGPASAFTVVDDRAANLGTALAGMGRATTTTTTTTETAA